The Deltaproteobacteria bacterium DNA window ACAGGAATCAAGCCGATTTCCTATATGCCCAGGCAAATAGGGCCTACAGCGAGGGGAGATTAGATGAGGCGAAAAAAGTATATAATGAGGTGATCGCCTATGATCCCACGTACAGTGAGGCCTATGTTGGGTTAGGCCATATAGCCATGGTGCAAGGCCGCAGGGCAGAGGCAGTTGGATACTATGAGAAGGCCTTCTCAATGAATCCAGAGCTTCGTCCAAAGTTGCAGAACCTGACCTATGCCGCTTACTTAAGGGAAAGGGTTGCCCCTAAGAGCTTTTCAACCCACCTACTTGAAGAAAAATTTAATCATGGGGGATATAAAGAGATAATTGAGGAACTGGAGCACAAAAGTCCCTTAACTGAGGCGGATAATTTCTGGTTGATCCGTTCCTTTATAAGACTCAAGAATTATGAAAGGGCTGCGTCAGTGGTTATTGATATGTTCGCCGATCAATCTGCTCTGGAAAAGCTGACCGAGAGGATGGGGCATCTGGACGCCTTTCTCTCCAAAGGCCACAAAGAGGTGCTGGAGGATTTTCGTACCTTGGCGGAG harbors:
- a CDS encoding tetratricopeptide repeat protein, translating into MNRFWFLLIFVLVGCSLLRAEFYRNQADFLYAQANRAYSEGRLDEAKKVYNEVIAYDPTYSEAYVGLGHIAMVQGRRAEAVGYYEKAFSMNPELRPKLQNLTYAAYLRERVAPKSFSTHLLEEKFNHGGYKEIIEELEHKSPLTEADNFWLIRSFIRLKNYERAASVVIDMFADQSALEKLTERMGHLDAFLSKGHKEVLEDFRTLAEVSPGCLVCQYLYGTMLFNNSSDYDEAIKVFTGLKKSGFCPKPLFRDLALAYEKNDMLIEAIDTYKQLGDDPFAYERLKDLYLRLGDMEKVKFYEDLIQ